A single Curtobacterium sp. MCJR17_020 DNA region contains:
- a CDS encoding ATP-binding protein, giving the protein MEFIAQERDRLLRATTRVVGIVCALISVVGVVSAAAVSALPLVGALLCIAAMVASFVFFGRSGTVWWTAAILVTGLASLALLFSGVDESVRPLVASAVMTLAGGSLSAPLMAQRGHPVGLGLTIAAGGVVVVVMVWATGTVLSTPVSGALLGWVLIAVVAVWISRSIPRVARRIYSIGTAHRAERQASETEAQRRQGARLLHDTVLATLTLLAHSGVGVSEQAMREQAAEDARLLRHLRLGATPQPSQSGDYSLTREEESPLGQTLESVKQRFGRMGLEVSWHGTGQVLLPSHVLDAFLLALGECLENVRRHAGVGEAHVTIVHDNDMVRAMVTDSGVGFDLTTVSAERLGFKESVVSRLREVGGDAKLFSAPGSGTTVVLEAPR; this is encoded by the coding sequence ATGGAATTCATCGCACAGGAACGCGACCGCTTGCTGCGGGCGACGACCCGTGTCGTGGGCATCGTCTGCGCGCTCATCAGCGTCGTCGGCGTGGTCTCCGCCGCCGCGGTCTCCGCCCTGCCGCTCGTGGGCGCCCTGCTGTGCATCGCCGCGATGGTGGCCTCGTTCGTGTTCTTCGGGCGCAGCGGCACCGTGTGGTGGACCGCCGCCATCCTCGTGACGGGGCTCGCCTCGCTCGCGCTGCTGTTCTCCGGCGTGGACGAGTCGGTCCGCCCGCTCGTCGCCAGCGCCGTCATGACGCTCGCGGGCGGTTCCCTCTCCGCACCGTTGATGGCGCAGCGCGGGCACCCCGTGGGCCTCGGACTCACCATCGCCGCCGGTGGCGTCGTCGTGGTCGTGATGGTCTGGGCAACCGGCACGGTCCTGTCGACGCCCGTCAGCGGCGCCCTGCTCGGCTGGGTACTCATCGCGGTCGTGGCCGTCTGGATCTCGCGCAGCATCCCCCGCGTCGCCCGACGGATCTACAGCATCGGCACCGCGCACCGCGCCGAACGCCAGGCCAGCGAGACCGAGGCACAGCGGCGGCAGGGTGCGCGGCTGCTGCACGACACGGTCCTCGCGACGCTCACGCTCCTGGCCCACTCCGGTGTCGGGGTCTCCGAGCAGGCCATGCGCGAGCAGGCCGCCGAGGACGCCCGACTCCTGCGCCACCTGCGACTCGGCGCGACCCCCCAGCCGTCGCAGTCGGGCGACTACTCGCTCACCCGCGAAGAGGAGTCGCCGCTCGGCCAGACCCTCGAGTCGGTGAAGCAGCGCTTCGGCCGGATGGGCCTCGAGGTCAGCTGGCACGGCACCGGTCAGGTGCTGCTGCCGTCGCACGTGCTCGACGCGTTCCTGCTGGCGCTGGGCGAGTGCCTCGAGAACGTCCGCCGGCACGCCGGTGTCGGCGAGGCGCACGTCACGATCGTCCACGACAACGACATGGTGCGCGCCATGGTCACGGACTCCGGCGTCGGGTTCGACCTGACCACCGTCAGCGCCGAACGACTCGGCTTCAAGGAGAGCGTCGTGAGCCGGCTGCGCGAGGTCGGCGGCGACGCCAAGCTCTTCTCCGCGCCGGGCTCCGGCACCACCGTCGTCCTGGAGGCACCGCGATGA
- a CDS encoding response regulator transcription factor translates to MATPEEPIRLALVDDHRMLLGALTEWIRSAADDITLVAAVTTWPELLTSPAFPVDVVLLDLDLKDSIPVSLKISTLKTAGVKTVVMSTYSEPNVVREALAAGALGYLVKSEDADMIVEAIRSAQRGEQYVSAELDLAINSGDVGGVPKLSAQERRVMALYGGGEPVKSVAYQLGISEETAKSYLKRIREKYRVAGFDVGTKVALRKRAITDGIIVQDGGPLGL, encoded by the coding sequence ATGGCGACTCCAGAGGAACCCATCCGACTCGCACTCGTCGACGACCACAGGATGCTCCTCGGCGCGCTCACGGAGTGGATCCGGAGCGCTGCCGACGACATCACGCTGGTGGCCGCGGTCACGACCTGGCCCGAGCTCCTGACGAGCCCGGCGTTCCCGGTGGACGTGGTGCTGCTCGACCTGGACCTCAAGGACTCCATCCCGGTGTCGCTGAAGATCTCGACGCTCAAGACCGCCGGTGTGAAGACCGTCGTGATGAGCACCTACTCGGAGCCGAACGTCGTGCGCGAGGCCCTGGCGGCCGGCGCGCTCGGCTACCTGGTGAAGAGCGAGGACGCCGACATGATCGTCGAGGCGATCCGCTCCGCCCAGCGCGGCGAGCAGTACGTCTCCGCCGAGCTCGACCTGGCCATCAACAGCGGCGACGTCGGTGGCGTCCCGAAGCTCAGCGCCCAGGAGCGCCGCGTCATGGCGCTCTACGGCGGTGGCGAGCCCGTGAAGAGCGTCGCGTACCAGCTCGGCATCTCCGAGGAGACCGCGAAGAGCTACCTCAAGCGCATCCGCGAGAAGTACCGCGTCGCGGGCTTCGACGTGGGCACGAAGGTGGCGCTCCGGAAGCGGGCGATCACCGACGGCATCATCGTGCAGGACGGCGGCCCGCTGGGCCTGTAG
- a CDS encoding MFS transporter — MSQLTPARRTAALISLALGGFAIGSTEFVAMGLLPNIAQALLPQQYGLDPDAGIAHAGWLVSAYALGVVVGAPTIAAMSAKFPRKGLILVLLVGFVLATIASALLPSFGLVLVARFVAGLPHGAYFGIASIVAGDMMGPGKRGKGIAMVLLGLSVANVVGVPAITWVGQLAGWRIAYGVVAALFALTFLAVAAFVPKSARDEHATIGRELRAFRVPQVWIVMGLGAVGFGGFFAVYSYISPLVQHVTGMPESFVPIVLVVVGIGMVVGGILGGHLADHSVKRTIYFGMFSLIGALLLTVLTAQWLWGMLLGAFLLGATSSAIPPAVQSRLMDVAGDARTIAAALNHSAFNIGNSLGAALGGAVIAAGFGFVAPGWLGIVLALLGVLVTMVSYSVERRTTRRAALRSPSPSTGPITAPVPIH; from the coding sequence ATGTCACAGCTCACGCCTGCGCGTCGCACCGCCGCGCTCATCTCGCTCGCCCTCGGCGGCTTCGCCATCGGGTCGACCGAGTTCGTCGCGATGGGCCTGCTGCCGAACATCGCGCAGGCGCTGCTGCCGCAGCAGTACGGCCTCGACCCGGACGCCGGCATCGCGCACGCGGGCTGGCTCGTCAGTGCCTACGCCCTCGGGGTCGTCGTCGGTGCTCCCACCATCGCGGCGATGTCGGCGAAGTTCCCGCGCAAGGGCCTGATCCTCGTGCTGCTCGTCGGGTTCGTCCTCGCGACGATCGCGAGCGCGCTGCTGCCGTCGTTCGGCCTGGTGCTCGTCGCCCGGTTCGTCGCCGGCCTGCCGCACGGCGCCTACTTCGGCATCGCCTCGATCGTCGCCGGCGACATGATGGGCCCGGGCAAGCGCGGCAAGGGCATCGCGATGGTGCTGCTCGGCCTGTCCGTCGCGAACGTCGTCGGCGTCCCCGCGATCACCTGGGTCGGCCAGCTCGCCGGCTGGCGGATCGCCTACGGCGTCGTCGCCGCACTGTTCGCGCTCACGTTCCTCGCCGTCGCGGCGTTCGTGCCGAAGAGCGCCCGTGACGAGCACGCGACGATCGGCCGGGAGCTCCGCGCCTTCCGCGTGCCGCAGGTCTGGATCGTGATGGGCCTCGGTGCCGTCGGGTTCGGTGGGTTCTTCGCCGTCTACTCGTACATCTCGCCGCTCGTGCAGCACGTCACCGGCATGCCGGAGTCGTTCGTGCCGATCGTCCTGGTGGTCGTCGGCATCGGCATGGTGGTCGGCGGCATCCTGGGCGGTCACCTCGCCGACCACAGCGTGAAGCGCACGATCTACTTCGGCATGTTCTCGCTCATCGGCGCCCTGCTGCTCACGGTGCTGACCGCGCAGTGGCTCTGGGGCATGCTGCTCGGCGCGTTCCTGCTCGGGGCGACGTCGTCGGCGATCCCGCCGGCGGTGCAGTCCCGCCTGATGGACGTCGCCGGCGACGCCCGGACGATCGCCGCGGCGCTCAACCACTCGGCGTTCAACATCGGCAACTCGCTCGGCGCAGCACTCGGCGGTGCGGTCATCGCTGCCGGCTTCGGGTTCGTCGCGCCGGGCTGGCTCGGCATCGTCCTCGCGCTGCTCGGCGTCCTCGTCACGATGGTCAGCTACTCGGTCGAGCGTCGCACCACGCGCCGTGCTGCGCTGCGCTCCCCGTCGCCGAGTACCGGCCCGATCACCGCGCCCGTCCCCATCCACTGA
- a CDS encoding thiamine-binding protein: MIVAFSVAPSGGPSEQADGSVHDAVAAAVRVVRESGLPNRTSSMFTELEGEWDEVMDVVKRATDAVGAYGTRVSLVLKADIRPGHTGEIDGKLERLEAALGE; encoded by the coding sequence ATGATCGTCGCCTTCTCCGTTGCTCCGTCCGGTGGTCCCTCCGAACAGGCGGACGGCTCCGTGCACGATGCCGTCGCCGCGGCCGTGCGGGTGGTCCGCGAGAGCGGACTGCCGAACCGGACGTCGTCGATGTTCACCGAACTCGAGGGGGAGTGGGACGAGGTCATGGACGTCGTCAAGCGCGCCACCGACGCCGTGGGCGCCTACGGCACGCGGGTGTCGCTCGTGCTCAAGGCCGACATCCGACCAGGGCACACCGGCGAGATCGACGGCAAGCTCGAGCGGCTCGAAGCGGCACTGGGCGAGTAG
- a CDS encoding glycosyltransferase 87 family protein has protein sequence MRRTGNPWIERVGFVLAFAAVHAALWWLTVVSANLPLGDVTITYSRWIETGRSADFWVGIDGEWVYPILAIVPMAAAALGGIASIGSGWLLLMVLLDAVACAFLWRFRARGAFGSRAGSSSARGVRVVWWWLVFLLALGPIALGRIDTVATVFALVGVAFVASRPAVASALFTAGAWTKVWPAALVAVLLLLRKGHRRGVLAGALVLSALIVLVDVLWGGAPYLLSFIGEQTGRALQIESPLATPFMWAAAFGAPGAAVFYNQQILTFEVSGAGTHAAAAVSTPLMALVVVAGVVLALWAARRGARRAELAPVLALLFVAALIATNKVGSPQYIGWLAVPIVWGLAAGTPSVRRFVPIAIAALPTAVLTQLIYPAYYDQVLTLQPWMLVVLTLRNVLEVAILAWTVVELVRMGRGAGRMDA, from the coding sequence GGCGAACCTGCCGCTCGGCGACGTGACGATCACGTACAGCCGGTGGATCGAGACCGGGCGGAGCGCGGACTTCTGGGTCGGGATCGACGGCGAGTGGGTCTACCCGATCCTGGCGATCGTGCCGATGGCCGCCGCGGCACTCGGTGGGATCGCGTCGATCGGCTCCGGGTGGCTGCTGCTGATGGTGCTGCTCGACGCCGTGGCGTGCGCGTTCCTGTGGCGGTTCCGGGCGCGTGGCGCGTTCGGCTCGCGTGCGGGCAGCTCGTCGGCGCGTGGCGTGCGGGTCGTGTGGTGGTGGCTCGTCTTCCTGCTCGCGCTCGGGCCGATCGCGCTCGGCCGCATCGACACCGTCGCCACGGTGTTCGCCCTGGTCGGGGTGGCGTTCGTCGCCTCGCGGCCGGCGGTCGCTTCGGCGCTGTTCACCGCCGGTGCCTGGACGAAGGTCTGGCCGGCCGCCCTCGTCGCCGTGCTGCTGCTCCTGCGCAAGGGGCACCGCCGCGGTGTGCTCGCCGGTGCGCTCGTGCTCAGCGCGCTCATCGTGCTCGTCGACGTGCTCTGGGGCGGAGCGCCGTACCTGCTGTCGTTCATCGGGGAGCAGACCGGCCGGGCGTTGCAGATCGAGTCACCGCTCGCGACGCCGTTCATGTGGGCGGCGGCGTTCGGGGCTCCTGGTGCTGCCGTGTTCTACAACCAGCAGATTCTGACGTTCGAGGTCTCCGGTGCCGGCACGCACGCCGCTGCCGCGGTCTCGACGCCGCTGATGGCCCTCGTGGTCGTCGCCGGTGTCGTGCTCGCGCTGTGGGCCGCACGCCGTGGTGCTCGTCGAGCCGAGCTCGCTCCGGTCCTCGCGCTGCTGTTCGTCGCCGCGCTCATCGCCACCAACAAGGTCGGGTCGCCGCAGTACATCGGGTGGCTCGCCGTGCCGATCGTGTGGGGGCTCGCCGCCGGGACGCCGAGTGTGCGCCGGTTCGTGCCGATCGCGATCGCCGCGCTGCCCACCGCCGTCCTGACGCAGCTGATCTACCCGGCGTACTACGACCAGGTGCTCACGCTGCAGCCGTGGATGCTCGTGGTGCTGACGCTGCGGAACGTGCTCGAGGTGGCGATCCTGGCGTGGACCGTGGTCGAGCTGGTGCGGATGGGGCGGGGCGCGGGCAGGATGGACGCATGA